From a single Entelurus aequoreus isolate RoL-2023_Sb linkage group LG12, RoL_Eaeq_v1.1, whole genome shotgun sequence genomic region:
- the LOC133661661 gene encoding mitogen-activated protein kinase kinase kinase kinase 2-like isoform X1, whose protein sequence is MDNIGVSFLDPLDDYELLHRIGCGTYGDVFKARNIRTSKLAAIKIVKLDPGDDITSIQQEITMMKECKHKNIVAYFGSYHRNTKLWICMEYCGGGSLQDIYHVTGPLKEKQIAYVCRETLQGLYHLHETGKMHRDIKGANILLTERGDVKLADFGVAAEISASVAKRKSFIGTPYWMAPEVAAVEKKGGYNHLCDIWAVGITAIELAELQPPMFDLHPMRALMLMSKSSFQPPKLKEKTKWCPAFQSFVKMALIKNPRKRPSAETLLQHPFVTQLLTRNLVIELLDMANNPELHTPHDMDDNELEIGIDAPDKIRSAGKHLPVERTVSEEQFDQVKFGPPLRKVTEPYPDLQGSYDDDWSLSGDEDNSPSLLECVEQALQLRSLTIRRVPSTDGGKRSGLFSPTTASLPAFCSLSLNTSDRDATQRPICTLGPDASVTSDSTGSSEVLARCSATQDIRQRCSDPYLPAGGALTASTVCSPKKETPLSPEWSTLRKTEDSRADFHGLPPTPQVHMGACFSKVFNGCPLKIHSAVTWIFPKTRDQYLILGTEEGIYTLNLNELHEDTLEKLLPQRCTWLYAMNNVLMSVSGKSSQLYSHSLTALFEQKGHLQKKHSSLSLGTSRFTERIGTRKFSLSVKIPDTKGCRRCSVARNPYTDSTFLCGAVPSGLVLLLWYEPLQKFMHLKHITTRLPDSLPIFELLVLVTDEFPQLCVGVRGCTNGNQSASQKLKFDIIELNGTAISEPENGEVKAVQVSQLDRDTVLIALEKSVKIVNLQGLPSEEFAAEMVFDFPIETLVCLQDSVLAFWKHGLKGKSFHSNEVTQEITDESRVFRVLGTNRDIILQSTPTDDPSALSNVYILTGHESSV, encoded by the exons GCTCGCAACATCCGCACATCCAAACTGGCAGCCATCAAGATTGTCAAGTTGGACCCAG GCGATGACATCACATCCATCCAACAGGAGATCACCATGATGAAGGAGTGCAAGCATAAAAACATTGTGGCTTACTTTGGCAGTTACCACAG GAACACCAAACTGTGGATTTGCATGGAGTACTGCGGGGGAGGCTCCCTTCAGGATATATACCATg TGACCGGCCCATTGAAGGAGAAACAGATTGCATACGTGTGCAGGGAGACTCTCCAG GGTTTGTATCATCTGCATGAAACGGGCAAAATGCATAGAGACATCAag GGCGCCAACATCCTTTTGACAGAGCGAGGAGACGTCAAACTTG CGGATTTTGGTGTGGCTGCAGAGATCAGCGCTTCTGTGGCCAAAAGGAAGTCTTTCATAGGAACGCCTTACTG GATGGCTCCAGAGGTGGCGGCCGTGGAGAAGAAGGGCGGCTATAACCACCTGTGCGACATCTGGGCCGTCGGCATCACAGCCATCGAGCTGGCCGAGCTCCAGCCCCCCATGTTTGACCTCCACCCAATGAG GGCTTTGATGTTGATGTCCAAGAGCAGCTTTCAACCACCAAAGCTAAAGGAGAAAACTAAATG GTGTCCGGCCTTCCAGAGCTTTGTGAAGATGGCGCTCATCAAAAACCCTCGCAAAAGGCCATCTGCTGAGACGCTGCTACAG CATCCGTTCGTGACGCAGTTGTTGACGCGCAACCTGGTCATTGAGCTACTGGACATGGCCAACAACCCCGAGCTGCACACCCCGCACGACATGGACGACAACGAACTGGAG ATTGGGATCGATGCGCCCGACAAGATCCGCTCTGCAGGGAAACATCTGCCTGTGGAGAGGACCGTGTCAGAAGAGCAAT ttgaccaagtgaaatttgGACCCCCACTGAGAAAAGTCACTGAACCCTACCCTGATTTG CAGGGCTCCTACGATGACGACTGGAGTCTGTCTGGAGATGAAGACAACTCACC GAGCCTGTTGGAATGTGTGGAGCAAGCTCTGCAGCTGAG gaGTTTAACCATTAGGAGGGTGCCATCTACTGAT GGAGGGAAGAGAAGCGGTTTATTCAGTCCGACGACAGCCTCCCTGCCAGCCTTTTGCTCTCTCAGCCTCAACACAAGCGACAGAGATGCGACACAGAGGCCGATCTGTACGTTGGGTCCGGATGCTTCTGTCACGTCGGACTCCACCGGCTCATCTG AAGTTTTGGCAAGGTGCTCGGCCACACAAGACATCAGGCAGCGCTGCAGTGACCCATATCTGCCTGCGGGGGGCGCTTTGACTGCCAGCACTGTCTGCTCCCCCAAAAAGGAGACTCCGCTCTCGCCGGAATGGAGCACGCTGAGGAAGACTGAAGACTCT AGGGCTGATTTTCATGGACTTCCTCCTACCCCCCAAGTCCAT ATGGGGGCTTGCTTCTCCAAAGTCTTCAATGGCTGCCCTCTCAAAATCCACTCTGCTGTCACCTGGATTTTCCCCAAAACGAGAG ATCAGTACCTTATTCTTGGCACAGAGGAGGGGATCTATACACTCAACCTGAATGAACTTCATGAGGATACGCTAGAGAAG TTGCTCCCTCAGAGATGCACGTGGTTGTACGCTATGAACAACGTGCTGATGTCCGTATCAG GGAAGTCGTCTCAGCTTTATTCCCACAGTCTGACCGCTCTCTTCGAGCAGAAGGGACACTTGCAGAAGAAACACAGCAGTCTGTCGCTCGGCACAAGTCGTTTCACAGAGAGGATCGGCACCAG AAAGTTTTCCTTATCGGTGAAGATCCCTGACACTAAAGGCTGCAGGAGATGTAGTGTAG CTAGAAACCCCTACACGGACAGTACTTTTTTGTGCGGAGCAGTTCCATCTGGCCTTGTTCTGCTTTTGTGGTATGAGCCCCTCCAGAAGTTCATGCATCTAAAG CACATAACCACAAGGCTACCGGACTCTCTGCCAATATTtgagctgctggtgttggtcacCGACGAGTTTCCTCAGCTATGTGTCGGGGTGAGAGGCTGCACCAATGGGAACCAATCCGCCAGCCAGAAACTCAAGTTTGATATCATCGAGCTGAATGGCACGGCCATTTCAGAGCCAG AAAATGGTGAAGTCAAGGCCGTCCAGGTCAGCCAGTTGGACAGAGACACTGTTCTCATTGCATTAGAAA AAAGCGTGAAGATTGTCAACCTGCAGGGTCTTCCATCCGAGGAGTTTGCTGCTGAAATGGTCTTTGACTTCCCCATTGAAACGCTCG TTTGCTTGCAGGACAGTGTATTAGCTTTCTGGAAGCATGGCCTTAAAGGGAAGAGTTTTCACTCTAATGAG GTCACCCAAGAGATTACAGACGAGAGTCGAGTATTCCGAGTTTTGGGAACTAACAG AGACATCATTCTCCAGAGCACACCGACCGACGACCCGTCAGCCCTTAGCAACGTCTACATTCTGACAGGCCATGAGAGCAGCGTTTGA
- the LOC133661661 gene encoding mitogen-activated protein kinase kinase kinase kinase 2-like isoform X4, with the protein MDNIGVSFLDPLDDYELLHRIGCGTYGDVFKARNIRTSKLAAIKIVKLDPGDDITSIQQEITMMKECKHKNIVAYFGSYHRNTKLWICMEYCGGGSLQDIYHVTGPLKEKQIAYVCRETLQGLYHLHETGKMHRDIKGANILLTERGDVKLADFGVAAEISASVAKRKSFIGTPYWMAPEVAAVEKKGGYNHLCDIWAVGITAIELAELQPPMFDLHPMRALMLMSKSSFQPPKLKEKTKWCPAFQSFVKMALIKNPRKRPSAETLLQHPFVTQLLTRNLVIELLDMANNPELHTPHDMDDNELEIGIDAPDKIRSAGKHLPVERTVSEEQFDQVKFGPPLRKVTEPYPDLQGSYDDDWSLSGDEDNSPSLLECVEQALQLRSLTIRRVPSTDGGKRSGLFSPTTASLPAFCSLSLNTSDRDATQRPICTLGPDASVTSDSTGSSEVLARCSATQDIRQRCSDPYLPAGGALTASTVCSPKKETPLSPEWSTLRKTEDSRADFHGLPPTPQVHMGACFSKVFNGCPLKIHSAVTWIFPKTREEGIYTLNLNELHEDTLEKLLPQRCTWLYAMNNVLMSVSGKSSQLYSHSLTALFEQKGHLQKKHSSLSLGTSRFTERIGTRKFSLSVKIPDTKGCRRCSVARNPYTDSTFLCGAVPSGLVLLLWYEPLQKFMHLKHITTRLPDSLPIFELLVLVTDEFPQLCVGVRGCTNGNQSASQKLKFDIIELNGTAISEPENGEVKAVQVSQLDRDTVLIALEKSVKIVNLQGLPSEEFAAEMVFDFPIETLVCLQDSVLAFWKHGLKGKSFHSNEVTQEITDESRVFRVLGTNRDIILQSTPTDDPSALSNVYILTGHESSV; encoded by the exons GCTCGCAACATCCGCACATCCAAACTGGCAGCCATCAAGATTGTCAAGTTGGACCCAG GCGATGACATCACATCCATCCAACAGGAGATCACCATGATGAAGGAGTGCAAGCATAAAAACATTGTGGCTTACTTTGGCAGTTACCACAG GAACACCAAACTGTGGATTTGCATGGAGTACTGCGGGGGAGGCTCCCTTCAGGATATATACCATg TGACCGGCCCATTGAAGGAGAAACAGATTGCATACGTGTGCAGGGAGACTCTCCAG GGTTTGTATCATCTGCATGAAACGGGCAAAATGCATAGAGACATCAag GGCGCCAACATCCTTTTGACAGAGCGAGGAGACGTCAAACTTG CGGATTTTGGTGTGGCTGCAGAGATCAGCGCTTCTGTGGCCAAAAGGAAGTCTTTCATAGGAACGCCTTACTG GATGGCTCCAGAGGTGGCGGCCGTGGAGAAGAAGGGCGGCTATAACCACCTGTGCGACATCTGGGCCGTCGGCATCACAGCCATCGAGCTGGCCGAGCTCCAGCCCCCCATGTTTGACCTCCACCCAATGAG GGCTTTGATGTTGATGTCCAAGAGCAGCTTTCAACCACCAAAGCTAAAGGAGAAAACTAAATG GTGTCCGGCCTTCCAGAGCTTTGTGAAGATGGCGCTCATCAAAAACCCTCGCAAAAGGCCATCTGCTGAGACGCTGCTACAG CATCCGTTCGTGACGCAGTTGTTGACGCGCAACCTGGTCATTGAGCTACTGGACATGGCCAACAACCCCGAGCTGCACACCCCGCACGACATGGACGACAACGAACTGGAG ATTGGGATCGATGCGCCCGACAAGATCCGCTCTGCAGGGAAACATCTGCCTGTGGAGAGGACCGTGTCAGAAGAGCAAT ttgaccaagtgaaatttgGACCCCCACTGAGAAAAGTCACTGAACCCTACCCTGATTTG CAGGGCTCCTACGATGACGACTGGAGTCTGTCTGGAGATGAAGACAACTCACC GAGCCTGTTGGAATGTGTGGAGCAAGCTCTGCAGCTGAG gaGTTTAACCATTAGGAGGGTGCCATCTACTGAT GGAGGGAAGAGAAGCGGTTTATTCAGTCCGACGACAGCCTCCCTGCCAGCCTTTTGCTCTCTCAGCCTCAACACAAGCGACAGAGATGCGACACAGAGGCCGATCTGTACGTTGGGTCCGGATGCTTCTGTCACGTCGGACTCCACCGGCTCATCTG AAGTTTTGGCAAGGTGCTCGGCCACACAAGACATCAGGCAGCGCTGCAGTGACCCATATCTGCCTGCGGGGGGCGCTTTGACTGCCAGCACTGTCTGCTCCCCCAAAAAGGAGACTCCGCTCTCGCCGGAATGGAGCACGCTGAGGAAGACTGAAGACTCT AGGGCTGATTTTCATGGACTTCCTCCTACCCCCCAAGTCCAT ATGGGGGCTTGCTTCTCCAAAGTCTTCAATGGCTGCCCTCTCAAAATCCACTCTGCTGTCACCTGGATTTTCCCCAAAACGAGAG AGGAGGGGATCTATACACTCAACCTGAATGAACTTCATGAGGATACGCTAGAGAAG TTGCTCCCTCAGAGATGCACGTGGTTGTACGCTATGAACAACGTGCTGATGTCCGTATCAG GGAAGTCGTCTCAGCTTTATTCCCACAGTCTGACCGCTCTCTTCGAGCAGAAGGGACACTTGCAGAAGAAACACAGCAGTCTGTCGCTCGGCACAAGTCGTTTCACAGAGAGGATCGGCACCAG AAAGTTTTCCTTATCGGTGAAGATCCCTGACACTAAAGGCTGCAGGAGATGTAGTGTAG CTAGAAACCCCTACACGGACAGTACTTTTTTGTGCGGAGCAGTTCCATCTGGCCTTGTTCTGCTTTTGTGGTATGAGCCCCTCCAGAAGTTCATGCATCTAAAG CACATAACCACAAGGCTACCGGACTCTCTGCCAATATTtgagctgctggtgttggtcacCGACGAGTTTCCTCAGCTATGTGTCGGGGTGAGAGGCTGCACCAATGGGAACCAATCCGCCAGCCAGAAACTCAAGTTTGATATCATCGAGCTGAATGGCACGGCCATTTCAGAGCCAG AAAATGGTGAAGTCAAGGCCGTCCAGGTCAGCCAGTTGGACAGAGACACTGTTCTCATTGCATTAGAAA AAAGCGTGAAGATTGTCAACCTGCAGGGTCTTCCATCCGAGGAGTTTGCTGCTGAAATGGTCTTTGACTTCCCCATTGAAACGCTCG TTTGCTTGCAGGACAGTGTATTAGCTTTCTGGAAGCATGGCCTTAAAGGGAAGAGTTTTCACTCTAATGAG GTCACCCAAGAGATTACAGACGAGAGTCGAGTATTCCGAGTTTTGGGAACTAACAG AGACATCATTCTCCAGAGCACACCGACCGACGACCCGTCAGCCCTTAGCAACGTCTACATTCTGACAGGCCATGAGAGCAGCGTTTGA
- the LOC133661661 gene encoding mitogen-activated protein kinase kinase kinase kinase 2-like isoform X3 — protein sequence MDNIGVSFLDPLDDYELLHRIGCGTYGDVFKARNIRTSKLAAIKIVKLDPGDDITSIQQEITMMKECKHKNIVAYFGSYHRNTKLWICMEYCGGGSLQDIYHVTGPLKEKQIAYVCRETLQGLYHLHETGKMHRDIKGANILLTERGDVKLADFGVAAEISASVAKRKSFIGTPYWMAPEVAAVEKKGGYNHLCDIWAVGITAIELAELQPPMFDLHPMRALMLMSKSSFQPPKLKEKTKWCPAFQSFVKMALIKNPRKRPSAETLLQHPFVTQLLTRNLVIELLDMANNPELHTPHDMDDNELEIGIDAPDKIRSAGKHLPVERTVSEEQFDQVKFGPPLRKVTEPYPDLGSYDDDWSLSGDEDNSPSLLECVEQALQLRSLTIRRVPSTDGGKRSGLFSPTTASLPAFCSLSLNTSDRDATQRPICTLGPDASVTSDSTGSSVLARCSATQDIRQRCSDPYLPAGGALTASTVCSPKKETPLSPEWSTLRKTEDSRADFHGLPPTPQVHMGACFSKVFNGCPLKIHSAVTWIFPKTRDQYLILGTEEGIYTLNLNELHEDTLEKLLPQRCTWLYAMNNVLMSVSGKSSQLYSHSLTALFEQKGHLQKKHSSLSLGTSRFTERIGTRKFSLSVKIPDTKGCRRCSVARNPYTDSTFLCGAVPSGLVLLLWYEPLQKFMHLKHITTRLPDSLPIFELLVLVTDEFPQLCVGVRGCTNGNQSASQKLKFDIIELNGTAISEPENGEVKAVQVSQLDRDTVLIALEKSVKIVNLQGLPSEEFAAEMVFDFPIETLVCLQDSVLAFWKHGLKGKSFHSNEVTQEITDESRVFRVLGTNRDIILQSTPTDDPSALSNVYILTGHESSV from the exons GCTCGCAACATCCGCACATCCAAACTGGCAGCCATCAAGATTGTCAAGTTGGACCCAG GCGATGACATCACATCCATCCAACAGGAGATCACCATGATGAAGGAGTGCAAGCATAAAAACATTGTGGCTTACTTTGGCAGTTACCACAG GAACACCAAACTGTGGATTTGCATGGAGTACTGCGGGGGAGGCTCCCTTCAGGATATATACCATg TGACCGGCCCATTGAAGGAGAAACAGATTGCATACGTGTGCAGGGAGACTCTCCAG GGTTTGTATCATCTGCATGAAACGGGCAAAATGCATAGAGACATCAag GGCGCCAACATCCTTTTGACAGAGCGAGGAGACGTCAAACTTG CGGATTTTGGTGTGGCTGCAGAGATCAGCGCTTCTGTGGCCAAAAGGAAGTCTTTCATAGGAACGCCTTACTG GATGGCTCCAGAGGTGGCGGCCGTGGAGAAGAAGGGCGGCTATAACCACCTGTGCGACATCTGGGCCGTCGGCATCACAGCCATCGAGCTGGCCGAGCTCCAGCCCCCCATGTTTGACCTCCACCCAATGAG GGCTTTGATGTTGATGTCCAAGAGCAGCTTTCAACCACCAAAGCTAAAGGAGAAAACTAAATG GTGTCCGGCCTTCCAGAGCTTTGTGAAGATGGCGCTCATCAAAAACCCTCGCAAAAGGCCATCTGCTGAGACGCTGCTACAG CATCCGTTCGTGACGCAGTTGTTGACGCGCAACCTGGTCATTGAGCTACTGGACATGGCCAACAACCCCGAGCTGCACACCCCGCACGACATGGACGACAACGAACTGGAG ATTGGGATCGATGCGCCCGACAAGATCCGCTCTGCAGGGAAACATCTGCCTGTGGAGAGGACCGTGTCAGAAGAGCAAT ttgaccaagtgaaatttgGACCCCCACTGAGAAAAGTCACTGAACCCTACCCTGATTTG GGCTCCTACGATGACGACTGGAGTCTGTCTGGAGATGAAGACAACTCACC GAGCCTGTTGGAATGTGTGGAGCAAGCTCTGCAGCTGAG gaGTTTAACCATTAGGAGGGTGCCATCTACTGAT GGAGGGAAGAGAAGCGGTTTATTCAGTCCGACGACAGCCTCCCTGCCAGCCTTTTGCTCTCTCAGCCTCAACACAAGCGACAGAGATGCGACACAGAGGCCGATCTGTACGTTGGGTCCGGATGCTTCTGTCACGTCGGACTCCACCGGCTCATCTG TTTTGGCAAGGTGCTCGGCCACACAAGACATCAGGCAGCGCTGCAGTGACCCATATCTGCCTGCGGGGGGCGCTTTGACTGCCAGCACTGTCTGCTCCCCCAAAAAGGAGACTCCGCTCTCGCCGGAATGGAGCACGCTGAGGAAGACTGAAGACTCT AGGGCTGATTTTCATGGACTTCCTCCTACCCCCCAAGTCCAT ATGGGGGCTTGCTTCTCCAAAGTCTTCAATGGCTGCCCTCTCAAAATCCACTCTGCTGTCACCTGGATTTTCCCCAAAACGAGAG ATCAGTACCTTATTCTTGGCACAGAGGAGGGGATCTATACACTCAACCTGAATGAACTTCATGAGGATACGCTAGAGAAG TTGCTCCCTCAGAGATGCACGTGGTTGTACGCTATGAACAACGTGCTGATGTCCGTATCAG GGAAGTCGTCTCAGCTTTATTCCCACAGTCTGACCGCTCTCTTCGAGCAGAAGGGACACTTGCAGAAGAAACACAGCAGTCTGTCGCTCGGCACAAGTCGTTTCACAGAGAGGATCGGCACCAG AAAGTTTTCCTTATCGGTGAAGATCCCTGACACTAAAGGCTGCAGGAGATGTAGTGTAG CTAGAAACCCCTACACGGACAGTACTTTTTTGTGCGGAGCAGTTCCATCTGGCCTTGTTCTGCTTTTGTGGTATGAGCCCCTCCAGAAGTTCATGCATCTAAAG CACATAACCACAAGGCTACCGGACTCTCTGCCAATATTtgagctgctggtgttggtcacCGACGAGTTTCCTCAGCTATGTGTCGGGGTGAGAGGCTGCACCAATGGGAACCAATCCGCCAGCCAGAAACTCAAGTTTGATATCATCGAGCTGAATGGCACGGCCATTTCAGAGCCAG AAAATGGTGAAGTCAAGGCCGTCCAGGTCAGCCAGTTGGACAGAGACACTGTTCTCATTGCATTAGAAA AAAGCGTGAAGATTGTCAACCTGCAGGGTCTTCCATCCGAGGAGTTTGCTGCTGAAATGGTCTTTGACTTCCCCATTGAAACGCTCG TTTGCTTGCAGGACAGTGTATTAGCTTTCTGGAAGCATGGCCTTAAAGGGAAGAGTTTTCACTCTAATGAG GTCACCCAAGAGATTACAGACGAGAGTCGAGTATTCCGAGTTTTGGGAACTAACAG AGACATCATTCTCCAGAGCACACCGACCGACGACCCGTCAGCCCTTAGCAACGTCTACATTCTGACAGGCCATGAGAGCAGCGTTTGA
- the LOC133661661 gene encoding mitogen-activated protein kinase kinase kinase kinase 2-like isoform X2 produces MDNIGVSFLDPLDDYELLHRIGCGTYGDVFKARNIRTSKLAAIKIVKLDPGDDITSIQQEITMMKECKHKNIVAYFGSYHRNTKLWICMEYCGGGSLQDIYHVTGPLKEKQIAYVCRETLQGLYHLHETGKMHRDIKGANILLTERGDVKLADFGVAAEISASVAKRKSFIGTPYWMAPEVAAVEKKGGYNHLCDIWAVGITAIELAELQPPMFDLHPMRALMLMSKSSFQPPKLKEKTKWCPAFQSFVKMALIKNPRKRPSAETLLQHPFVTQLLTRNLVIELLDMANNPELHTPHDMDDNELEIGIDAPDKIRSAGKHLPVERTVSEEQFDQVKFGPPLRKVTEPYPDLQGSYDDDWSLSGDEDNSPSLLECVEQALQLRSLTIRRVPSTDGGKRSGLFSPTTASLPAFCSLSLNTSDRDATQRPICTLGPDASVTSDSTGSSVLARCSATQDIRQRCSDPYLPAGGALTASTVCSPKKETPLSPEWSTLRKTEDSRADFHGLPPTPQVHMGACFSKVFNGCPLKIHSAVTWIFPKTRDQYLILGTEEGIYTLNLNELHEDTLEKLLPQRCTWLYAMNNVLMSVSGKSSQLYSHSLTALFEQKGHLQKKHSSLSLGTSRFTERIGTRKFSLSVKIPDTKGCRRCSVARNPYTDSTFLCGAVPSGLVLLLWYEPLQKFMHLKHITTRLPDSLPIFELLVLVTDEFPQLCVGVRGCTNGNQSASQKLKFDIIELNGTAISEPENGEVKAVQVSQLDRDTVLIALEKSVKIVNLQGLPSEEFAAEMVFDFPIETLVCLQDSVLAFWKHGLKGKSFHSNEVTQEITDESRVFRVLGTNRDIILQSTPTDDPSALSNVYILTGHESSV; encoded by the exons GCTCGCAACATCCGCACATCCAAACTGGCAGCCATCAAGATTGTCAAGTTGGACCCAG GCGATGACATCACATCCATCCAACAGGAGATCACCATGATGAAGGAGTGCAAGCATAAAAACATTGTGGCTTACTTTGGCAGTTACCACAG GAACACCAAACTGTGGATTTGCATGGAGTACTGCGGGGGAGGCTCCCTTCAGGATATATACCATg TGACCGGCCCATTGAAGGAGAAACAGATTGCATACGTGTGCAGGGAGACTCTCCAG GGTTTGTATCATCTGCATGAAACGGGCAAAATGCATAGAGACATCAag GGCGCCAACATCCTTTTGACAGAGCGAGGAGACGTCAAACTTG CGGATTTTGGTGTGGCTGCAGAGATCAGCGCTTCTGTGGCCAAAAGGAAGTCTTTCATAGGAACGCCTTACTG GATGGCTCCAGAGGTGGCGGCCGTGGAGAAGAAGGGCGGCTATAACCACCTGTGCGACATCTGGGCCGTCGGCATCACAGCCATCGAGCTGGCCGAGCTCCAGCCCCCCATGTTTGACCTCCACCCAATGAG GGCTTTGATGTTGATGTCCAAGAGCAGCTTTCAACCACCAAAGCTAAAGGAGAAAACTAAATG GTGTCCGGCCTTCCAGAGCTTTGTGAAGATGGCGCTCATCAAAAACCCTCGCAAAAGGCCATCTGCTGAGACGCTGCTACAG CATCCGTTCGTGACGCAGTTGTTGACGCGCAACCTGGTCATTGAGCTACTGGACATGGCCAACAACCCCGAGCTGCACACCCCGCACGACATGGACGACAACGAACTGGAG ATTGGGATCGATGCGCCCGACAAGATCCGCTCTGCAGGGAAACATCTGCCTGTGGAGAGGACCGTGTCAGAAGAGCAAT ttgaccaagtgaaatttgGACCCCCACTGAGAAAAGTCACTGAACCCTACCCTGATTTG CAGGGCTCCTACGATGACGACTGGAGTCTGTCTGGAGATGAAGACAACTCACC GAGCCTGTTGGAATGTGTGGAGCAAGCTCTGCAGCTGAG gaGTTTAACCATTAGGAGGGTGCCATCTACTGAT GGAGGGAAGAGAAGCGGTTTATTCAGTCCGACGACAGCCTCCCTGCCAGCCTTTTGCTCTCTCAGCCTCAACACAAGCGACAGAGATGCGACACAGAGGCCGATCTGTACGTTGGGTCCGGATGCTTCTGTCACGTCGGACTCCACCGGCTCATCTG TTTTGGCAAGGTGCTCGGCCACACAAGACATCAGGCAGCGCTGCAGTGACCCATATCTGCCTGCGGGGGGCGCTTTGACTGCCAGCACTGTCTGCTCCCCCAAAAAGGAGACTCCGCTCTCGCCGGAATGGAGCACGCTGAGGAAGACTGAAGACTCT AGGGCTGATTTTCATGGACTTCCTCCTACCCCCCAAGTCCAT ATGGGGGCTTGCTTCTCCAAAGTCTTCAATGGCTGCCCTCTCAAAATCCACTCTGCTGTCACCTGGATTTTCCCCAAAACGAGAG ATCAGTACCTTATTCTTGGCACAGAGGAGGGGATCTATACACTCAACCTGAATGAACTTCATGAGGATACGCTAGAGAAG TTGCTCCCTCAGAGATGCACGTGGTTGTACGCTATGAACAACGTGCTGATGTCCGTATCAG GGAAGTCGTCTCAGCTTTATTCCCACAGTCTGACCGCTCTCTTCGAGCAGAAGGGACACTTGCAGAAGAAACACAGCAGTCTGTCGCTCGGCACAAGTCGTTTCACAGAGAGGATCGGCACCAG AAAGTTTTCCTTATCGGTGAAGATCCCTGACACTAAAGGCTGCAGGAGATGTAGTGTAG CTAGAAACCCCTACACGGACAGTACTTTTTTGTGCGGAGCAGTTCCATCTGGCCTTGTTCTGCTTTTGTGGTATGAGCCCCTCCAGAAGTTCATGCATCTAAAG CACATAACCACAAGGCTACCGGACTCTCTGCCAATATTtgagctgctggtgttggtcacCGACGAGTTTCCTCAGCTATGTGTCGGGGTGAGAGGCTGCACCAATGGGAACCAATCCGCCAGCCAGAAACTCAAGTTTGATATCATCGAGCTGAATGGCACGGCCATTTCAGAGCCAG AAAATGGTGAAGTCAAGGCCGTCCAGGTCAGCCAGTTGGACAGAGACACTGTTCTCATTGCATTAGAAA AAAGCGTGAAGATTGTCAACCTGCAGGGTCTTCCATCCGAGGAGTTTGCTGCTGAAATGGTCTTTGACTTCCCCATTGAAACGCTCG TTTGCTTGCAGGACAGTGTATTAGCTTTCTGGAAGCATGGCCTTAAAGGGAAGAGTTTTCACTCTAATGAG GTCACCCAAGAGATTACAGACGAGAGTCGAGTATTCCGAGTTTTGGGAACTAACAG AGACATCATTCTCCAGAGCACACCGACCGACGACCCGTCAGCCCTTAGCAACGTCTACATTCTGACAGGCCATGAGAGCAGCGTTTGA